The Pontibacter sp. SGAir0037 DNA segment CCGGGAGCCAATGCAAAAGATGTTCCGCATGCAGAGCCGCAAATTGCCAAGCGTTACCGCCCCATCTATAAAGGCAACCTGATTATCAACGGCGGCTTTACGCAGGAAACAGGCAATAAAGTAATAGAAGAAGGCGATGCCGATATGGTAGCCTATGGCGTACCGTTTATTGCTAACCCGGACCTGCCGAAGCGTTTCGAACTGAATGCCGAACTGACACCAGCCGATCCGAACACGTTTTATGTGCCGGGCATTAAAGGCTATATTGACTATCCTTCACTTGAGGAGGTAGAGAAATAACAGTTAAAAGAATTTTAAACCTTTTCAAGAACAGCCAGTCTCTCTTAAGCAGAGACTGGCTGTTCTATGTTACAGCAATTCTACTGCAAAGGGAGGGTAAGCCGGGGCAAAGGCCAAAAAATAAGCTATTCCCATTCGTTTAAATATATTTTAAGCTACTTTTACCATTTGCAAACCTGCTCTACAGGCAGGAGGCGGTAATTTTTATCTTAATAACTTCTGAAGCACATGAAATTAAAGATAAGGACTGGCTTTGGTTACGATGTTCACCAGCTACAGGAAGGGCTGGATTTCTGGTTAGGTGGCATCAAAATACCACATACCCATGGAGCTTTAGGCCATTCCGATGCCGATGTACTGATACATGTAATCTGCGACGCACTTTTGGGAGCCGCCAATATGCGCGACATAGGCTATCACTTCTCCGATAAAGACCCCAAGTACAAAGGCATCGACAGCAAGATTCTGCTAAAAGAGGTGGTGCATTTGCTGGCTATGGAAGGCTTCGAGATTGGCAATATCGATTCTACTATATGCCTGCAGGAGCCGAAGGTAAACCCACATATACCTGCTATGAAAACCTGCCTGGCTGAGGTTATGAATATTCCGGAAGCAGATATTTCCATTAAAGCCACCACTACAGAGCACCTTGGCTTCGTTGGTAAAAAGGAGGGCGTGGCTGCCTTTGCTACAGTACTTGTTGTAAAGCAATAAACTAATCTAATACTTATACCTGAACACCTATGAAATATAATCATTATTATGCGTATGCGGTAATGGCAGCCTTATCGTTTGGCTGCGCTAAAACGCCTACTGCTTCTACTTCGGGCCCTGTTACTGATGTAGCCAAACTACAGGCAGCGGCTCCGACTTATGCCGCTACTATTACAGCAGCCGACCTGTCTAAGCACCTGCACATTATTGCTTCCGACGAATACGAAGGACGCGACACAGGTGAAAAAGGCCAGAAAATGGCCGCAGAATATATTGCCCGTGAGTTTAGAGAAGATGGATTGACAGGACCAGTAAAAAATGGTTCTAACCCCTACTACCAGACATTCGACCTGGAGCGCAGCCAGTGGGGCGAAGGCTACATTATGGTAAACGATAAAAAGTTTATGATGGGCCAGGACTTCTTTGTACTGGGAGCCTCTCCGTACCAGACAGAGCAAGCTACTGAAGTTGTGTTTGCCGGTTACGGGATAGACGATGCAAAGTACTCAGACTATACCAACCTGGATGTAACAGGCAAAATGGTAGTGGTACTGGCTGGTGAGCCTAAAAACAACCAGGGCAAATTCCTGATCAGCGGTACCGACAAGGCTTCTGATTGGGGCAACGACTTCCGTAGCAAGCGCAATGCAGCCGCTAAGCGTGGCGCGAAAAGCGTTCTGATTATGACGGGCAGCACCAGCGACGAATTTGTAACTCTTACGCAACGCTACAGAAGCTACGCCAGCAGACCATCTCTTGGTTTAAAAGCAACAGGACCGGCTCAAACGGCTACTGCTTCTATGTTTATTTCGCCGGCAGTTGGCACCGCCCTTCTGAATACTACACCTCAGAAAATGCAGGAATATGTGGCAGCGGTTACAAAAGCCGGAAAAGCGACGCCCGGCACTTTCAAATCAGCTGCTAATATCAAGGTTAAAACAGAGCGTGTAACTTCTGCAGTACCCACCGAAAACGTGTTGGGCTACATTGAGGGCTCTGATAAAAAAGATGAATTAGTGGTGGTAACAGCTCACTACGACCACGTTGGTGTAGAAGATGGCGAAGTATTTAACGGCGCAAACGACGATGGTTCCGGTACGGTAGCGGTTATCGAAATAGCGGAAGCTTTTGCAGAGGCAAAGAAAGCAGGTATGGGCCCACGCCGCAGTATGCTGTTTATGACGGTTACAGGCGAAGAGAAAGGTTTGCTTGGCTCGGAATACTATTCTGAAAACCCTGTATTCCCGCTCGAAAACACAGTAGCTGACGTGAACATTGATATGATCGGCCGCATGGACTATGACCATGAAAAGCAAAACGACAGCAACTATATTTATGTAATCGGCTCTGATAAACTTTCTTCTGAATTGCACCAGATCAATGAGGAGGCCAACCAGAAGTATGTGAACCTGAAACTGGATTATACTTTTAACGATGAAAACGATCCGAACCGTTTCTACTACCGTTCAGACCACTACAACTTTGCTAAAAAAGGTATTCCGATTATCTTCTACTTTAATGGTGTGCACGACGATTATCACAAAGCAACCGATACTGTAGATAAGATTATTTTCGAAAGTGCTGAAAAAGTGGCTCGCTTAGCGTTTCATACAGCCTGGGAACTGGCTAACCGCGAAAACCGCATTGTAGTTGATAGCAACAAAAAATAATACACTAAGCCTGCTATAACATACGTTAAACATAAAACAGCCACAGACTGATTGGCTTTTGAGAAAACACCCTAACTTTAAGGGTGTTTTTTCTTTTAAACCACACTCCTGATGTAGCCATACTTCAGGAAAGACCGTAGGGAGTATCATTATGAGTAGACTTAAACAGTTTTTGCAGGATGCAGAAACAAAAGCATTTGATCCCGCCCACCGCGCAACGATTAAATTCAACATTGGCAAGTACAATACAGCTGTAAAGCGTGGGCTTACCCAGTACCTCGACCATGAATTAGCCCGTGAGCGTGGCTCTTATATAAAGACAAACGTCATCAACAACCTGGATAAGTACCTGATGGAGTTTGAGGCTAATTTTACGGCCCGAGGTGGAAAAGTAATCTGGGCTCGGGATGCAGAAGAGGCATTAAAGGAAATTGGCCATATTATGAAGCGCAAACGTGCCCGCTCGGTTGTAAAATCGAAGTCGATGAGC contains these protein-coding regions:
- the ispF gene encoding 2-C-methyl-D-erythritol 2,4-cyclodiphosphate synthase, with protein sequence MKLKIRTGFGYDVHQLQEGLDFWLGGIKIPHTHGALGHSDADVLIHVICDALLGAANMRDIGYHFSDKDPKYKGIDSKILLKEVVHLLAMEGFEIGNIDSTICLQEPKVNPHIPAMKTCLAEVMNIPEADISIKATTTEHLGFVGKKEGVAAFATVLVVKQ
- a CDS encoding M28 family peptidase, encoding MKYNHYYAYAVMAALSFGCAKTPTASTSGPVTDVAKLQAAAPTYAATITAADLSKHLHIIASDEYEGRDTGEKGQKMAAEYIAREFREDGLTGPVKNGSNPYYQTFDLERSQWGEGYIMVNDKKFMMGQDFFVLGASPYQTEQATEVVFAGYGIDDAKYSDYTNLDVTGKMVVVLAGEPKNNQGKFLISGTDKASDWGNDFRSKRNAAAKRGAKSVLIMTGSTSDEFVTLTQRYRSYASRPSLGLKATGPAQTATASMFISPAVGTALLNTTPQKMQEYVAAVTKAGKATPGTFKSAANIKVKTERVTSAVPTENVLGYIEGSDKKDELVVVTAHYDHVGVEDGEVFNGANDDGSGTVAVIEIAEAFAEAKKAGMGPRRSMLFMTVTGEEKGLLGSEYYSENPVFPLENTVADVNIDMIGRMDYDHEKQNDSNYIYVIGSDKLSSELHQINEEANQKYVNLKLDYTFNDENDPNRFYYRSDHYNFAKKGIPIIFYFNGVHDDYHKATDTVDKIIFESAEKVARLAFHTAWELANRENRIVVDSNKK